One genomic region from Dermacentor variabilis isolate Ectoservices chromosome 6, ASM5094787v1, whole genome shotgun sequence encodes:
- the LOC142585150 gene encoding uncharacterized protein LOC142585150, with translation MLLIIFWRAPASMQERFHSRTGPIYKHWRSKGKHILIDYRPWHLCRLGFDRHSPASAENTTMKTAVLILAVLLLSAGMMQSCQVLEWQSFFNGLQLYPKVMLTEASPARPPGSGSRGRSRGKKCGNYYCEANETCEPSFVGPACTSKLKFK, from the exons ATGCTACTGATCATATTCTGGAGGGCGCCTGCATCGATGCAAGAACGTTTTCACTCTCGAACAGGGCCCATATATAAGCACTGGCGGTCGAAAGGAAAACATATTCTGATCGATTATAGACCGTGGCATTTGTGCCGCTTAGGCTTTGATCGCCACTCGCCTGCAAGCGCCGAGAACACCACGATGAAGACAGCTGTGCTCATTCTGGCCGTCCTACTTCTCTCCGCAGGTATGATGCAAAGCTGCCAAGTTCTTGAGTGGCAAAGTTTTTTCAATGGCTTACAACTTTATCCCAAAG TGATGCTGACCGAGGCGTCACCGGCCAGACCCCCAGGATCCGGGTCACGGGGTCGTTCGCGAGGCAAGAAATGTGGG AACTACTACTGCGAAGCAAACGAGACCTGCGAGCCATCGTTTGTGGGGCCTGCAT GTACCTCTAAACTTAAATTCAAGTAA